The following are from one region of the Primulina eburnea isolate SZY01 chromosome 17, ASM2296580v1, whole genome shotgun sequence genome:
- the LOC140818577 gene encoding leucine-rich repeat protein 1-like — MAEGREFLLFVALTMVFSSSVIVQEALGNSEGDALHALRRSLSDPDNVLQSWDPNLVNPCTYFHVTCNQDNRVTRLDLGNSNLSGHLVPELGKLEHLQYLELYKNNIQGTIPSEIGNLKSLISLDLYNNNISGTIPPSLGNLKSLVFLRLNDNQLTGPITRALTNISSLKVVDVSNNNLCGTIPTTGPFEHIPLNNFENNPRLEGPELLGLASYDTNCS, encoded by the exons ATGGCTGAAGGGAGGGAATTTTTGTTGTTTGTAGCCCTAACTATGGTGTTTTCATCATCAGTAATCGTACAGGAAGCACTTGGGAATTCGGAGGGCGACGCGCTGCACGCACTACGCCGGAGCTTGTCCGATCCTGATAACGTGCTCCAGAGCTGGGATCCGAACCTCGTGAACCCTTGTACCTACTTCCACGTCACTTGCAACCAAGATAACCGCGTCACTCGGTT GGACCTTGGCAACTCGAATTTGTCTGGTCACCTGGTGCCTGAGCTTGGGAAACTTGAACATCTCCAGTATTT GGAACTTTACAAAAATAACATTCAAGGGACAATTCCATCTGAGATTGGTAACTTGAAGAGTTTAATAAGTTTGGATCTTTACAACAACAATATCTCAGGAACAATACCTCCATCATTGGGAAATTTGAAATCCCTCGTCTTTCT GCGTCTTAATGATAATCAGCTAACCGGTCCAATCACAAGGGCACTCACTAACATATCTAGCTTGAAAGTTGT GGACGTATCAAATAATAACTTGTGTGGTACAATACCTACAACTGGACCATTTGAGCACATTCCTTTAAACAA CTTTGAGAACAACCCTCGTCTGGAAGGTCCAGAGCTGTTGGGACTTGCAAGCTATGACACAAACTGCTCGTAA